Genomic window (Capsicum annuum cultivar UCD-10X-F1 chromosome 10, UCD10Xv1.1, whole genome shotgun sequence):
GCTCCGGCCGGACCGCAAAGGATTTATTTACGTAGTTTTGCCTTGTATTTCTATTGTACGTAATCTTACTTTATTCATGATATTAAAAAAAGTGTTCACTTTTATTTGTCGAATTAGTTTTGAACTTGGCATTCAAGTAAACCCTTCCATGTGGACTGTACATCTCAAGTTTTCTtagattctttttgttttttttaagaagctaaaaaataatatttatatttatatatagtacCTTTATGAACTATGACCAGATTTACTGCGACACATTTCAACTTCAATAGAATTCTATTACCCCTCAACTCAATTTTACTGTACTTTTGTTACGTTTTAGCTGATGTGACATTTTTTTTAGCTGAAATGACAACTTTAACATGAGcttcatttttatgtaataaagatgtCATGTCAGCACACAAGGacgataaaaatacgctaaaattgagttcagagagagtatgacatatattatttttacataattaaaaatattttttatgcaaaCATAATAAATGTCGGATCCTTTTCGActagttcgtatatttacttGTGAAAATTTTGGCTCCGACGAAAGGTAGTAGTAGAAAATTAGTaggttttgaatttattttcacaTGCCAAGTACCCTTTCCTTGTGGACTAcgtatatttatttcataaaaaagtcATATTTGATTGGTGAGAAAGCATATTTGTCCTCATCTAATTAGcactatttatttttcaactcaCCTAGTCATTATCCACCATTTAGAAATGTGTCACATTATCTTTGGTCACGTTGTCGCTGCACCTCAATTAATTTTACGAGATATCTGTTATCTTTATTAGTATAAGTAAGGAGTAACTATATTCATAAAGACTTGAATTTTGTCGACATTTAAATATGAGATCTCATGATTCTCGACTGAGGACATTGCTTTTTGAAAAGTTAACCATAAATTAGATGCAGAATTATACAGATGAGACGCAACGAGTGTGTTTGGCATGACAGAAATAATCTTTTAcgaaaaaatgttttttttttttatattgggtTAATGCGTAGAAAAAGGTTCGCATATACCTAAACTTTggcgaaatttgttgtaacacgccTCAACTCTGCGGGGTCCTTATGATCCCCTCAACTATTTATTATCGTATTTCTATGGCATATATTTATCTATAGCTGGTGTTACTGTGTTTCAGGAGCTATTAGGAATGGGTCAAAAGACCTCAGCAGATTTTTAGGATAGCAgtttatttttagtcattatcCTAGTATAGTTGTTCTTATTTTCTAGGCATTATGCAGTCTTTTAGCAGTCATTTTTCTGTTTCAGTTGTACTGCTACTCTATTTATTCTGATTGATTGAAGCTAAATAAAACAGCTCTTCTATGAACAATTCATCTAACTGCTTCAGTTTATAACATTGGTATTAAAGTCCTACTTCTTAAGGGGCTTGTGAGAGACTTgtgagtattatttttttttgagtgtTTATCCAAATTTGTGGTTGCAAAACACCATTCAAACAATGGAGAATGCAGGTTCTTTTTCTACTATGGCTCCGCCAATTTTTGACGGGAAAAATTATCAAGCCTGGGCAATAAAAATGCAGGCTTATTTAGAGGCCTGCTATTTGTGGGAGGCTGTCGAGGAAGACTATGAAGTGCTTCCTTTGCCAGAGAATCCAACCATGGCTCAGATTAAAGCTCACAAGGCGAGGAGAACAACGAAGTCCAAAGCTAAATCCTGTCTCTTTGCTGTAGTTTCTACCACCATTTTCAGTAGAGTAATGACATGTAAATCAGCCAAAGAAATTTGAGATTTCCTCAAGAAAGAGTACGAGGGAGATGAAAGAATCAGAGGAATGAAAATACTGAACTTGGTCAGAGAATTCGAGATGCAGAGAATGATGGAATCCGAAACCATTAAGGATTATTTTGCTTCTGATTGCAAataaggtaaggatacttggaaCTAAACTTAATGACAATAGAATAGTTCAAAAGATACTCGTAACCTTACCTAAGAGATATGAGGCAACTATTGCTTCATTGGAGAATGCTAAAGATCTGTCAAACCTTAGCTTGGCAGAGTTATTGAGTGCTCTGCAGGCATAAGAACAACGAAGGATGATGAGGCAAGAAGGATCCATCGAGGGAGTCCTGCAAGCAAAGTTGCAACTTGATTCAGGTGCTGCCAGGGGGGATAAAGGAAAaggaaagaagggaaattatggAAAATCTGAAGCTACAACTGAAAAAATGCTACTGTCACCGCTAACAACAAAGAAGGTAAATATCCTCCTTGTCAACATTGTGGGAGGAGAAATCATCCACACTTCAAGTGTTGGAGAATGCCTGATATGAAATGCCAAAAGTGTCAAAAACTTGTTCATGCTAAGATTATCTGCAAAGAGAAGCgtctacaacaacaaaataaagcACAAATTGCAGACCAAGAGCGAGAAGAGCAATTGTTTGTGGCTACCTGTTACGCAAGCAAAAGTTCAAGTGAAAGCTGGAAACCAGTGATGAAAAGCTTTTTAGAGAGCTTGAAAAATCAGTTAAATCAAGAGTCAGGATTGGAAATGGAGAATACCTCCCAGCGGCAGGAAAGGGAACTGTAGCAATTGAGAGTTATAGAGGTACAAAACTTATTTATGAAGTTTTATTTGTTCCTGAACTTGATCAAAATTTATTAAGTGTTGGACAACTGCTGGaaaatggattcaaattattatttgaaaataaggcGTGTCTAATCAGTGATCCTAGCGGTCAGAAAATGTTTAGAATCAAAATGCAGGGAAAAAGTTTTTCTTTGAATCCATTGGTAGAGAAACAAATAGCTTTTACAAGTCAGTCCTCCGTTGCGGAAATGTGGCACAAAAGGTTGAGGCATTTTCATCACAAAGCTTTGTTGTTTATGCAAAGGAGCAAAATGATAAGTAGTTTACCAAACTTGGAGAAGCATCTCTCAAGATGTAAAGCTTTGCTTGGCAAGCAGATTAGGCTTCCATTTAAAATTTCCACATGGAGAGCTACAGAGAGATTGCAGCTCATTCATACCGATCTCTGTGGTCCATAAAGAACTCCATCGCTCAATGGCAGCatgtattatattattttcatttttgatctAACAAGAAtatgttggatttattttattaagtttAATTCCGaagttgctgaaattttcatgaagTTCAAAGCTTGGATAGAAAATCAGAGCGGCTGCAAGATTCAGGTCATTAGATCAGATAATGGAACTGAATATACATCAGATATGTTCATTTTGTGAAGAAGCTGGAATAGAGCACCAGCTCACTGTCCTATATTCTCCACAGCAAAATGGAGTGAGTGAGAGAAAGAATAGAACAATAATGGAGATGACCAGGTGTTTATTGCATAAGAAAAATCTGCCGAAGAAATTCTGGGCAGAAGCAGCGAACACAGTTGTTTTCTTGCTGAATAGACTGCCGACAAGGGCAGTGGAAAAGAAGACTCCTTTTAAGGCTTGGTATGGTGTTAAACCTACtgtaaaaaatctcaaaatatttggATGTATGTGTTTTTCTTATGTTCCACAGGTCAAAAGAGATAAGCTTGATGAGAAGACTGAACCAGGGGTTTTCACTGGCTGCAGTTCGATTTCTAAAGCTTATAGGATCTTTCAACCTCAATCAGGAAAGATTGTGGTAAGTAGAGACATTCAATTCCTTGAAGATGAGCAATGGGACTGGAATAAGGAGTCTCGAGTTAAAAATGATGATTCAAAGCTTGATTATGATGAATCGGTGAATGATCAACCTATTAGCGGAACAAGGTCACTCTCTGATATTTATCAAAGATGCAATGTTGTTGTTTTTAAACCTGCAGGATACGAGGAagcaaaaattgatcaaaaatggATAAATGCAATGAAGGAGGAGTTGGCCATGATAGAAAAGAGCCAAACTTGGAAGCTAGTGAAAAGACCACAAGATAGAAAAGTGATTGGAGTTAAATGGATTTTCCGAACCAAGTTCAATCCGGACTGCTCGATAAACAAGCACAAAGCTAGATTGGTGGTGAAAGGCTACACACAAGTTTGGGGAGTAGATTTTTCTGATACTTTTGCCCCGGTAGCTAAATTGGATACATTTCGAATGCTTTTGGCTATAGCAGCACAAAAAAGTTGGAAGATTTTTCAAATGGACGTGAAGTCTACCTTCTTGAATGGTGTATTGCAGAAAGAAATTTATGTTGAGCAACCAGAAGGGTTCAGTGTACCAGGACATGAAGATATGGTTTATCTATTAAAGAAAGCTTTATACTGGCTAAAGCAAGCTCCTA
Coding sequences:
- the LOC124888079 gene encoding uncharacterized protein LOC124888079; the encoded protein is MMRQEGSIEGVLQAKLQLDSGAARGDKGKGKKGNYGKSEATTEKMLLSPLTTKKIICKEKRLQQQNKAQIADQEREEQFDEKLFRELEKSVKSRVRIGNGEYLPAAGKGTVAIESYRGTKLIYEVLFVPELDQNLLSVGQLLENGFKLLFENKACLISDPSGQKMFRIKMQGKSFSLNPLVEKQIAFTSQSSVAEMWHKRLRHFHHKALLFMQRSKMISSLPNLEKHLSRCKALLGKQIRLPFKISTWRATERLQLIHTDLCGP